One Acidobacteriota bacterium DNA window includes the following coding sequences:
- a CDS encoding nuclear transport factor 2 family protein: MSLPTTSRRVASLALVLCLALPLVSCWEEKQPATWKLATGPEAYEKLFWDEVKAKNWAEVERHMGSTFVAIDAEGTHDRSRSMELLKQLDLQDYSLGELQGTPNGHDIMVTYTMVMRGTYKGQPLPSTPFRMMSVWQQVKGGWIAVAHADVVVAPTP, encoded by the coding sequence ATGTCCTTGCCCACGACCTCACGCCGCGTCGCCTCGCTCGCGCTCGTCCTTTGCCTCGCCCTGCCGCTGGTCTCCTGCTGGGAAGAGAAGCAGCCCGCCACGTGGAAGCTGGCGACCGGGCCCGAGGCCTACGAGAAGCTGTTCTGGGATGAGGTCAAAGCGAAGAACTGGGCGGAGGTCGAGCGCCACATGGGCTCGACGTTCGTGGCCATCGACGCTGAGGGCACACACGACCGTTCGCGTTCGATGGAGCTGCTGAAGCAGCTCGACCTGCAGGACTATTCGCTCGGCGAATTGCAGGGCACGCCCAATGGCCACGACATCATGGTGACCTACACCATGGTGATGCGCGGCACCTATAAAGGACAGCCGTTGCCCTCCACGCCCTTCCGCATGATGAGCGTGTGGCAGCAAGTGAAAGGTGGTTGGATCGCGGTCGCGCATGCCGACGTGGTGGTTGCGCCGACCCCCTGA